A DNA window from Aureibaculum sp. 2308TA14-22 contains the following coding sequences:
- a CDS encoding branched-chain amino acid aminotransferase: MSTATSVNINIEKTQNSKLPQVDFNNLPFGQTFSDHMFVCDYKDGEWQTPQIIPYQNISLDPAAKIFHYGQSVFEGMKAYKDEQDQIWLFRPLENQKRINISAERLAMPAFPENYFMEGLKTLLKIEKEWIPQTPGSSLYVRPFVFASGKGFHASPADEYKFIIACAPSGPYFAGNVKVLIEEKYSRSANGGVGFAKAGGNYAGQFYPTQLAVKKGYHQVIWTDDNTHEFIEEAGAMNIFVRIGDTLITSPTSDRILDGVTRKSILEIAKDEGIPFQVRKFTVSELVEASKNGTLKEMFGAGTAAVISPITLFGHRGNDYKLPEIENSYASQFKKHITDIQYNRSEDKFGWRYLVK; this comes from the coding sequence ATGAGTACAGCAACTTCTGTAAATATCAACATAGAAAAAACTCAAAATTCCAAACTTCCTCAGGTTGATTTTAACAACCTGCCTTTTGGTCAAACTTTTTCTGACCATATGTTTGTTTGCGATTATAAAGATGGTGAATGGCAAACACCTCAAATTATACCTTATCAGAATATAAGTTTAGACCCTGCCGCTAAAATTTTTCATTACGGACAATCGGTTTTTGAAGGTATGAAAGCCTATAAGGATGAGCAAGATCAAATTTGGTTGTTTAGACCTTTAGAAAATCAAAAACGGATTAATATTTCTGCTGAGCGATTGGCTATGCCCGCTTTTCCTGAAAATTATTTTATGGAAGGTTTGAAAACCTTATTAAAAATTGAAAAAGAGTGGATTCCACAAACACCTGGTAGTTCTTTATATGTGCGACCTTTTGTTTTTGCCAGTGGTAAAGGATTTCACGCCTCGCCAGCTGATGAATATAAATTTATTATTGCCTGTGCCCCTTCAGGCCCTTATTTTGCAGGGAACGTAAAAGTATTAATTGAAGAAAAATATTCACGTTCGGCAAACGGTGGTGTAGGTTTTGCTAAAGCTGGAGGTAATTATGCCGGACAGTTTTACCCTACTCAATTAGCAGTTAAAAAAGGATATCACCAAGTAATCTGGACCGATGACAATACCCACGAGTTTATAGAAGAAGCTGGTGCTATGAATATCTTTGTAAGAATTGGTGATACTTTAATAACTAGCCCAACAAGTGATAGAATTTTAGACGGTGTAACCAGAAAAAGCATTTTAGAAATAGCTAAAGACGAAGGCATACCTTTTCAAGTACGTAAATTTACGGTTTCTGAATTAGTTGAAGCTTCTAAAAATGGAACATTAAAAGAAATGTTCGGAGCAGGAACGGCTGCAGTAATTTCACCAATTACTTTGTTTGGCCATAGAGGTAATGATTATAAATTACCTGAAATTGAAAACAGTTACGCATCACAATTTAAAAAACATATAACAGATATTCAATACAACCGATCCGAAGATAAATTTGGTTGGAGGTATTTAGTAAAATAG
- a CDS encoding DUF4920 domain-containing protein, with amino-acid sequence MRKLIWFACFLAFIACKEEKKESAVKEETKIAYASFGDKITDENVISKKEMAKKFESLKSGDTIAVKFASNINEVCKAKGCWMKLDLGDEKESMVRFKDYGFFVPLDADNKEVIVNGKAFVTETSVKELQHYAKDAGKSEEEIAKITEPKFTYAFEADGVLLKK; translated from the coding sequence ATGCGAAAATTAATATGGTTTGCCTGTTTTTTGGCATTTATAGCCTGTAAAGAAGAGAAAAAAGAAAGTGCAGTTAAAGAGGAAACTAAAATAGCTTATGCGTCTTTTGGTGATAAAATCACTGATGAAAATGTAATTTCAAAAAAAGAAATGGCTAAGAAATTTGAAAGTTTAAAATCTGGCGATACTATTGCCGTAAAATTTGCATCTAATATTAACGAAGTTTGTAAAGCTAAAGGATGTTGGATGAAATTGGATTTAGGTGATGAAAAAGAATCTATGGTTCGTTTTAAAGACTATGGCTTTTTTGTGCCTTTAGATGCAGACAATAAAGAGGTAATAGTAAACGGTAAGGCTTTTGTTACTGAAACCTCAGTTAAAGAATTACAGCATTATGCTAAAGATGCTGGTAAAAGCGAAGAAGAAATAGCTAAAATTACAGAACCAAAATTTACCTATGCTTTTGAAGCTGATGGTGTTTTATTGAAAAAATAA
- the mnmD gene encoding tRNA (5-methylaminomethyl-2-thiouridine)(34)-methyltransferase MnmD yields MKREIMMTSDGSTTIHLPDWNEQYHSKHGAIQEAYHVFIDKGLNEFKSDKSLSILEVGFGTGLNAFITYLESKRSSKIINYTGVEAYPIENDEVFKLNYVSQLKVENEKPVFDKIHNISWGIKHQISNNFFLTKRQEFFDEIDEVNQFNLIFFDAFGARVQPELWTVKIFKKMYNALKVNGILVTYSAKGSVRRAMEEVGFIVEKLPGPPGKREMLRAIKK; encoded by the coding sequence TTGAAACGAGAAATAATGATGACTTCAGATGGTTCTACAACCATCCATTTACCGGATTGGAATGAGCAATATCATTCCAAGCACGGTGCTATACAAGAAGCTTATCATGTGTTTATTGATAAAGGATTAAATGAGTTTAAATCAGATAAGAGTTTGTCTATTTTAGAAGTAGGTTTTGGTACTGGGCTAAATGCATTTATTACTTATTTAGAATCAAAAAGATCAAGTAAAATCATCAATTATACAGGTGTTGAAGCTTATCCCATTGAAAATGATGAGGTTTTTAAACTAAATTATGTTTCTCAATTAAAAGTTGAAAATGAAAAACCAGTTTTTGATAAAATACACAATATTTCTTGGGGTATAAAGCATCAGATTTCAAATAACTTCTTTTTAACCAAAAGGCAAGAGTTTTTTGATGAAATTGATGAGGTAAACCAGTTTAATTTAATATTTTTTGATGCTTTTGGAGCTAGGGTACAGCCTGAATTGTGGACAGTTAAAATCTTTAAAAAAATGTATAATGCCTTAAAGGTAAACGGAATTTTAGTAACTTACTCTGCTAAAGGAAGTGTAAGAAGAGCAATGGAAGAGGTTGGTTTTATTGTAGAAAAATTACCTGGCCCGCCCGGAAAACGAGAAATGTTGAGAGCAATTAAAAAATAA
- a CDS encoding DUF4230 domain-containing protein, with amino-acid sequence MDFIFGVLVGILVLGIIVLLFSKRFFKNKSEEQSVVLLEKIRNVSKMITVEGDFSEIMHFEDVKGVLLNLVSSKKKAIVLANAKVLIGFDMKKIRLQSRPENKKLILEHFPEPEILSIETDIQYYDVKHGYFNKFAASDLSNLNKKVRANIEDKIPESELLISATSKALETVKIIEQMVSTFGWKLDYNGLEFDEKRKIEGKL; translated from the coding sequence ATGGATTTTATTTTTGGAGTACTTGTCGGAATATTAGTATTAGGAATAATAGTTTTATTATTCAGTAAACGGTTTTTTAAAAATAAATCTGAAGAGCAGTCAGTGGTTCTGTTAGAGAAAATAAGGAATGTATCCAAAATGATTACTGTTGAAGGTGATTTTTCAGAAATTATGCATTTTGAAGATGTAAAAGGTGTGCTGTTAAATTTAGTTAGTAGTAAAAAAAAGGCCATTGTTCTTGCTAATGCCAAGGTTTTAATTGGTTTTGATATGAAAAAAATCAGATTGCAATCAAGACCAGAAAATAAAAAACTCATTTTAGAACATTTCCCAGAACCAGAAATATTAAGCATTGAAACTGATATTCAATATTACGATGTAAAGCATGGCTATTTTAATAAATTCGCTGCTTCAGATTTAAGCAATCTGAATAAAAAAGTAAGAGCAAATATTGAAGATAAAATCCCTGAAAGTGAACTTTTGATTTCAGCAACATCAAAAGCCTTAGAAACTGTTAAAATTATTGAGCAAATGGTCAGTACTTTTGGCTGGAAATTAGATTATAATGGTTTAGAATTTGATGAAAAACGTAAAATAGAAGGAAAATTATAA
- a CDS encoding OmpA family protein, whose protein sequence is MKKIITLSFLLCTFLMAAQSTPGKHSIRLLKVNTKNSDFGLNFYGKDQVIFASPTERVAIVRRNWDGNDQPFLDLFIGDIDSTGQIINKKSLSGEVNRKYHEASVTFTKDLKTVYFSGNNYDAKGKAIKGSNGLSNIQLYVADVESESVWTNVRKLEFNSDDYSTGLPTLNRDEKKLYFVSDMPGTYGKTDIWVVDILPDGKYSEPKNLGSKINTEEREMFPHIDDDNVLIFSSNGHAGFGNLDLFASKIYDNTESTPINLGEPLNSPKDDFAYILRDDVQGYFSSNRKEGKGDDDIYSFKVDEKIYIECLQTVRGVVRDKDTKELLPGALVAILDSDGNQLQMTAATEETAEYTFDVPCDSDYTIVATNDGYLRLEQEVTTVNDLDAPAIVQNLDMEAEFKLIGDEVLVNINVIYFDFDKHNIRPDAAEELDKVVEVLNKYPDLKIHSASHTDSRGPDKYNQKLSERRAKSTVEYMIEKGIDPSRLTSEGLGEAKLVNKCSNGVKCTKEEHQLNRRTEFSVVKEE, encoded by the coding sequence ATGAAAAAAATAATTACGCTAAGTTTTTTGTTGTGTACTTTTTTAATGGCTGCACAATCAACACCTGGAAAGCACAGTATTAGATTGTTAAAGGTCAATACAAAAAATTCAGATTTTGGTCTCAATTTTTACGGTAAAGATCAGGTTATATTCGCATCTCCTACTGAAAGAGTTGCCATAGTTAGAAGAAATTGGGATGGTAACGACCAACCTTTTTTAGATTTGTTTATTGGTGATATTGACAGCACTGGACAAATTATTAACAAAAAGAGCTTGAGCGGAGAGGTCAACAGAAAATACCATGAAGCAAGTGTAACTTTTACCAAAGACCTAAAAACCGTATATTTTTCGGGTAATAACTATGATGCTAAAGGCAAGGCTATAAAAGGAAGCAATGGATTGAGTAACATTCAGTTATATGTTGCAGATGTTGAGAGTGAAAGCGTGTGGACCAACGTAAGAAAATTAGAATTTAACAGTGACGATTATTCTACAGGATTGCCAACATTGAATAGAGATGAAAAGAAATTGTACTTTGTGTCAGACATGCCAGGTACCTATGGAAAAACCGACATCTGGGTAGTTGATATTCTACCTGATGGGAAGTATAGTGAACCCAAAAACTTAGGGAGTAAAATCAATACTGAAGAACGTGAAATGTTTCCGCATATTGATGATGATAATGTTTTAATTTTCTCATCAAACGGCCATGCTGGCTTTGGTAATTTAGATTTGTTTGCCAGTAAGATTTATGATAATACGGAATCAACCCCTATAAATTTAGGAGAACCTTTAAACAGCCCTAAAGACGATTTTGCCTATATATTAAGAGATGATGTGCAGGGATATTTTTCTTCAAATAGAAAAGAAGGTAAAGGAGATGATGACATCTATTCTTTTAAAGTAGATGAAAAAATATACATAGAGTGCTTACAGACGGTTAGAGGTGTTGTAAGAGATAAAGATACAAAAGAGTTGTTACCTGGTGCTTTAGTTGCTATTTTGGATAGTGATGGTAATCAGTTACAAATGACTGCAGCCACTGAAGAAACTGCTGAGTATACTTTTGATGTACCTTGTGATAGTGATTATACAATAGTTGCAACTAATGATGGTTATTTAAGGTTAGAGCAAGAAGTTACCACGGTTAACGATTTAGATGCTCCGGCAATTGTTCAGAATTTAGACATGGAAGCTGAATTTAAACTGATTGGAGATGAAGTATTGGTTAATATTAATGTAATCTATTTCGATTTTGATAAACATAATATTCGTCCAGATGCTGCTGAAGAATTGGATAAAGTTGTTGAGGTATTGAATAAATATCCTGATCTAAAAATTCATTCTGCTTCACATACTGACTCTAGAGGTCCAGATAAGTATAACCAAAAATTATCTGAGCGTAGAGCAAAATCTACCGTTGAGTATATGATTGAAAAAGGAATAGATCCAAGTAGGCTTACTAGTGAAGGTTTAGGAGAAGCTAAACTAGTAAACAAATGTTCTAATGGTGTAAAATGTACAAAAGAGGAACACCAACTTAATAGACGTACTGAATTTTCTGTTGTAAAAGAAGAATAG
- a CDS encoding formylglycine-generating enzyme family protein: MNLKFITTLLLLTLFLNGTSQKNPLKDYKQSISGSELSIDMVAIPSGEFKMGSSINEDEKPKHTVKVNSFWMAKYEITWDVYYLYLNREIDNVKNTNPKREINTDIDAISGATVPYIDMSLGMGTNGYPVANVTHLAASKFCEWLSAKTGFFYRLPTEAEWEYACRAGTETKYYFGDDVSKLGEYAWYEVNSKGRYQKGGQKKPNPFGLYDMHGNMAELTLDQYNPDAYKKYNKKVANNPLEVPTKEYPHSVRGGSWDDDSDMLRSASRYKSNPNWKKRDPQLPKSKWWHTDAPFLGFRIVRVKSPSEKEYEKYWGKAIPRKK, from the coding sequence ATGAATTTAAAGTTTATTACTACTCTTTTATTGCTGACTCTATTTCTGAACGGTACCTCTCAAAAAAATCCTTTAAAAGATTACAAACAGTCTATTTCAGGTTCAGAATTGTCGATTGATATGGTTGCTATCCCTAGTGGTGAATTTAAAATGGGTAGTTCAATAAATGAAGATGAAAAACCTAAACATACCGTAAAAGTCAATTCGTTTTGGATGGCTAAATATGAAATTACTTGGGATGTGTATTATCTTTATCTAAATAGGGAAATAGATAATGTAAAGAATACTAATCCCAAAAGGGAAATCAATACCGATATTGATGCCATTTCTGGAGCAACTGTACCTTACATAGATATGAGTTTGGGTATGGGTACCAATGGTTATCCAGTTGCTAATGTTACCCATTTGGCAGCTTCAAAATTTTGTGAATGGCTTTCAGCCAAAACAGGCTTTTTTTATAGATTACCTACCGAGGCGGAATGGGAATATGCGTGTAGGGCAGGTACAGAAACCAAATATTATTTTGGTGATGATGTTTCTAAATTAGGTGAATACGCATGGTATGAAGTAAATAGTAAGGGCAGGTATCAAAAGGGAGGTCAAAAGAAACCGAACCCTTTTGGTTTGTATGATATGCACGGTAATATGGCAGAACTTACTTTAGATCAATATAACCCTGATGCCTATAAAAAATATAATAAAAAGGTAGCCAATAACCCATTAGAAGTTCCAACTAAAGAATATCCACATTCAGTTCGAGGTGGCTCATGGGATGATGATAGCGATATGTTACGTAGTGCGTCAAGATATAAGTCAAACCCTAATTGGAAAAAAAGGGATCCGCAATTGCCTAAAAGTAAATGGTGGCATACCGATGCTCCGTTTTTAGGTTTTAGAATTGTTAGAGTAAAATCTCCAAGCGAAAAAGAGTATGAAAAGTATTGGGGAAAAGCTATTCCAAGAAAAAAATAA
- a CDS encoding Gfo/Idh/MocA family protein, with protein MKNPKKTSKILKSRRNFVKNSALLTGAIMLPTMPLSSMVNVHNDKKLKIALIGCGGRGTGAANQALNADENVELIAMADAFEDRLKSSLGHLTEAFQGTKKVNVKEKNQFIGFDAAQKAMDLADVVILTTPPGFRPQHFEYAVKTGKHIFMEKPVATDVPGVRKVLAAAKLAKEKKLNVVVGLQRHYQKQYIELLNQIKADKIGKIVSGQVYWNSNGVWVKERQPSQSELEYQMRNWYYFNWLCGDHILEQHIHNIDVANWFLDEYPVSAQGMGGRQVRTGKEYGEIFDHHFVEYTYPSGAVISSQCRHQKGTMNKVTEVFQGTKGIALTNEAGSAYLKDFEGNNIYKRKGKDDPNPYQVEHDKLFASIRNNEVISDAENGAKSTMTAIMGRMATYSGKIINWDEAIKSELKLVPDNLDWNSTPPVLPKEDGSYEIPMPGKTIVM; from the coding sequence ATGAAAAACCCTAAAAAAACCTCTAAAATTTTAAAGTCTAGAAGAAACTTTGTTAAAAATTCGGCTCTACTGACTGGAGCTATTATGTTACCTACTATGCCTTTAAGTTCAATGGTAAATGTACACAATGATAAAAAATTGAAAATTGCATTAATTGGCTGTGGCGGTAGAGGTACGGGAGCGGCAAATCAAGCTTTAAATGCCGATGAAAATGTGGAGTTGATTGCTATGGCAGATGCTTTTGAAGATCGATTAAAATCAAGTTTGGGTCATCTGACGGAAGCATTTCAGGGTACAAAAAAAGTAAATGTTAAAGAGAAAAATCAATTTATAGGTTTTGATGCCGCTCAGAAAGCGATGGATTTGGCAGATGTAGTTATCTTAACTACACCACCTGGATTCAGACCACAACATTTTGAGTATGCGGTAAAAACGGGTAAGCATATTTTTATGGAAAAACCTGTTGCTACGGATGTGCCTGGTGTCAGAAAAGTGTTGGCTGCAGCTAAATTGGCTAAAGAGAAAAAATTGAATGTAGTGGTTGGTCTTCAACGTCATTATCAAAAACAATATATAGAATTATTGAATCAAATTAAAGCAGATAAAATCGGAAAAATAGTTTCAGGACAAGTGTATTGGAATAGTAATGGGGTTTGGGTAAAAGAAAGACAACCAAGCCAAAGTGAATTAGAGTATCAAATGCGTAATTGGTATTATTTTAATTGGTTATGTGGGGATCATATTTTAGAGCAGCACATTCATAATATTGATGTTGCCAATTGGTTTTTAGATGAATATCCTGTTTCTGCACAAGGAATGGGAGGAAGACAAGTTAGAACAGGAAAAGAATATGGTGAAATTTTCGACCATCATTTTGTGGAATATACTTATCCTAGCGGAGCTGTAATTTCTAGTCAATGTCGTCACCAAAAGGGAACAATGAACAAAGTAACCGAAGTTTTTCAAGGGACAAAAGGTATTGCTTTGACTAATGAAGCGGGCTCAGCTTATTTAAAGGATTTTGAAGGGAACAACATCTATAAGCGAAAAGGTAAGGATGATCCAAATCCCTACCAAGTTGAGCATGATAAACTTTTTGCTTCAATTAGAAATAATGAGGTTATTAGTGATGCCGAGAACGGGGCTAAAAGTACCATGACAGCAATTATGGGACGCATGGCAACATATTCTGGTAAAATAATCAATTGGGATGAGGCTATAAAATCGGAATTGAAATTGGTACCTGATAATTTGGATTGGAATTCAACGCCACCAGTATTACCAAAAGAGGATGGTTCTTATGAAATACCGATGCCTGGTAAAACTATAGTAATGTAG
- a CDS encoding transmembrane 220 family protein, with translation MRIFFKSLGIIFTILFLWSAYLQLNDPDPILWVVIYLVAALISSLFAFNKLSFLLASILVVCSVIGAILNWPESFEGITFNDMSHKNIEEGREALGLLFCGFIFMVYAFRIYFMRNKTTLL, from the coding sequence ATGCGTATCTTCTTTAAATCTTTAGGCATTATATTTACAATATTATTTTTATGGTCTGCCTATTTACAATTAAATGATCCTGACCCTATATTATGGGTTGTAATATATTTAGTTGCGGCATTAATTTCATCACTATTTGCATTCAACAAGCTCAGTTTTTTACTAGCCTCCATATTAGTAGTGTGCTCAGTTATTGGTGCTATATTAAATTGGCCCGAGTCTTTTGAAGGCATAACTTTCAATGACATGAGCCATAAAAACATAGAGGAAGGCAGAGAAGCATTAGGTTTGCTTTTCTGCGGATTTATTTTTATGGTTTATGCTTTTCGTATTTATTTTATGAGAAATAAAACTACATTACTATAG